A window of Phoenix dactylifera cultivar Barhee BC4 unplaced genomic scaffold, palm_55x_up_171113_PBpolish2nd_filt_p 001071F, whole genome shotgun sequence contains these coding sequences:
- the LOC120103671 gene encoding ELMO domain-containing protein A-like isoform X1 — protein sequence MATRTLRRRLRHGDVDGGRNEHMDESGLDALNEPLLGNYSYDEDHSEGYDHRSHEDIWDDKKKEQLHWTYLFSNLIAQWAQWLVNILLGSGSIIGRFLPLPSIIQNGQGNPICLSPLQEERLRYLRQRLEVPFDGSRVEHQDALKQLWRMAYPNQEIPPLKSELWKEMGWQGSDPSTDFRGGGFISLENLIFFANNYPDSFQMLLKKQEGKRAEWEYPFAVAGINISFMLIQMLDLQSAGMPTSKAGARFLELLGEDEKAFDNLYCVAFRMLDAQWLAKRASYMEFNEVLTSTRAQLERELALEDTTSIKDLPAYNMLNQ from the exons atggCAACCAGAACCTTAAGAAGGCGGCTTCGTCACGGGGATGTTGATGGGGGAAGAAATGAGCATATGGATGAATCAGGTTTAGATGCCCTAAATGAACCTCTTCTTGGAAATTATAGTTATGATGAGGACCACTCTGAG GGATATGATCATAGAAGTCATGAAGATATTTGGGACGACAAAAAGAAGGAACAGCTCCACTGGACATATCTTTTTTCGAATTTGATTGCTCAGTGGGCACAATGGTTAG TAAACATTCTCCTGGGCTCTGGTTCAATTATAGGGAGGTTCTTACCTCTTCCATCTATTATTCAAAATGGACAGGGTAATCCAATCTGTCTTAGTCCCTTGCAG GAAGAAAGACTGAGATATTTGAGGCAGAGACTGGAGGTCCCATTCGATGGTTCTCGTGTGGAACATCAA GACGCCCTGAAACAACTCTGGAGGATGGCTTATCCTAATCAAGAGATTCCTCCTCTCAAATCAGAGTTGTGGAAGGAGATGGGTTGGCAAGGTTCCGACCCATCGACAGATTTTAG GGGCGGTGGCTTTATATCATTGGAGAACCTCATCTTCTTTGCCAACAACTATCCT GATTCTTTCCAAATGCTGTTAAAGAAGCAAGAAGGGAAAAGAGCTGAATGGGAGTACCCATTTGCCGTAGCTGGTATTAATATATCATTTATGCTGATACAGATGTTAGATTTACAATCAG CAGGCATGCCAACTTCGAAGGCAGGAGCCCGTTTTCTGGAACTTCTTGGAGAAGATGAAAAAGCATTTGATAACCTCTACTGTGTAGCCTTTCGAATGCTGGATGCCCAGTGGCTTGCCAAGCGTGCTTCTTATATGGAGTTTAAT GAAGTTCTGACGTCTACAAGAGCTCAATTAGAGCGTGAGCTTGCCCTAGAGGACACTACCAGTATCAAAGATCTACCAGCATACAACATGTTGAATCAATAG
- the LOC120103671 gene encoding ELMO domain-containing protein A-like isoform X2 translates to MATRTLRRRLRHGDVDGGRNEHMDESGLDALNEPLLGNYSYDEDHSEGYDHRSHEDIWDDKKKEQLHWTYLFSNLIAQWAQWLVNILLGSGSIIGRFLPLPSIIQNGQGNPICLSPLQEERLRYLRQRLEVPFDGSRVEHQDALKQLWRMAYPNQEIPPLKSELWKEMGWQGSDPSTDFRGGGFISLENLIFFANNYPDSFQMLLKKQEGKRAEWEYPFAVAGINISFMLIQMLDLQSGMPTSKAGARFLELLGEDEKAFDNLYCVAFRMLDAQWLAKRASYMEFNEVLTSTRAQLERELALEDTTSIKDLPAYNMLNQ, encoded by the exons atggCAACCAGAACCTTAAGAAGGCGGCTTCGTCACGGGGATGTTGATGGGGGAAGAAATGAGCATATGGATGAATCAGGTTTAGATGCCCTAAATGAACCTCTTCTTGGAAATTATAGTTATGATGAGGACCACTCTGAG GGATATGATCATAGAAGTCATGAAGATATTTGGGACGACAAAAAGAAGGAACAGCTCCACTGGACATATCTTTTTTCGAATTTGATTGCTCAGTGGGCACAATGGTTAG TAAACATTCTCCTGGGCTCTGGTTCAATTATAGGGAGGTTCTTACCTCTTCCATCTATTATTCAAAATGGACAGGGTAATCCAATCTGTCTTAGTCCCTTGCAG GAAGAAAGACTGAGATATTTGAGGCAGAGACTGGAGGTCCCATTCGATGGTTCTCGTGTGGAACATCAA GACGCCCTGAAACAACTCTGGAGGATGGCTTATCCTAATCAAGAGATTCCTCCTCTCAAATCAGAGTTGTGGAAGGAGATGGGTTGGCAAGGTTCCGACCCATCGACAGATTTTAG GGGCGGTGGCTTTATATCATTGGAGAACCTCATCTTCTTTGCCAACAACTATCCT GATTCTTTCCAAATGCTGTTAAAGAAGCAAGAAGGGAAAAGAGCTGAATGGGAGTACCCATTTGCCGTAGCTGGTATTAATATATCATTTATGCTGATACAGATGTTAGATTTACAATCAG GCATGCCAACTTCGAAGGCAGGAGCCCGTTTTCTGGAACTTCTTGGAGAAGATGAAAAAGCATTTGATAACCTCTACTGTGTAGCCTTTCGAATGCTGGATGCCCAGTGGCTTGCCAAGCGTGCTTCTTATATGGAGTTTAAT GAAGTTCTGACGTCTACAAGAGCTCAATTAGAGCGTGAGCTTGCCCTAGAGGACACTACCAGTATCAAAGATCTACCAGCATACAACATGTTGAATCAATAG
- the LOC120107906 gene encoding uncharacterized protein LOC120107906, translating to MLLSLLRRRPLHSTATLLRFLHHPIPNPTDQSAAASAAAAPATVSYLISSCGLSPSAALSAAEKFHLKSTANRDAVLALLNEHGFTKLQIANLVSKHPALLAASPEKTIKPKLEFFAGIGYTGADLGKLISSDPNLLLVSLEKRIVRNFDLLKTLLGSPEAVVAAIAGSSRLLRYNLSTMMLPNLQTLRDHGVPAPKIVMLATRYPRVLMKKPDHFTKIVKLLKEMGLKPILTKFILAINVMSGLTTATWERKLAVYRSLGWSDKETLMAFTKHPYCMLSSDKKIREVMEFFVKKLHWEPAFLAARPKLLCLSLEKRTIPRCSVFSILESKGLVSWKSGVHTFLLISEIDFLEKYVIKYREQIPEVLEAHQGKLEFVGLQKRYRRS from the coding sequence atgcttctctctctcctccgcaGACGTCCCCTCCACTCCACCGCAACCCTCCTCCGTTTCCTTCACCACCCAATTCCCAACCCCACTGACCaatccgccgccgcctccgccgccgccgcccccgccaCCGTCTCCTACCTCATAAGCTCCTGCGGCCTCTCCCCCTCCGCCGCCCTCTCCGCCGCCGAAAAATTCCATCTCAAATCCACCGCCAACCGCGACGCCGTCCTCGCCCTCCTCAACGAACACGGCTTCACCAAGCTCCAGATCGCCAACCTCGTCTCCAAGCACCCCGCCCTCCTCGCCGCCAGCCCGGAGAAGACCATCAAACCCAAGCTCGAATTCTTCGCCGGCATCGGCTACACCGGCGCCGATCTCGGCAAGCTCATCTCCTCCGACCCCAACCTCCTCTTGGTCAGCCTCGAGAAACGGATCGTCCGCAACTTCGACTTGCTGAAGACACTGCTCGGCTCGCCGGAGGCCGTTGTCGCGGCGATCGCTGGTTCCTCTCGGCTTCTCCGGTACAATCTCAGCACCATGATGCTGCCCAATTTGCAGACATTGAGAGATCACGGAGTTCCGGCGCCGAAGATCGTCATGTTGGCTACCAGGTATCCACGAGTGCTGATGAAGAAGCCCGATCACTTCACCAAAATCGTCAAATTGCTTAAAGAAATGGGGTTGAAACCGATATTGACAAAGTTCATTCTCGCTATCAATGTCATGTCGGGGCTGACGACGGCGACGTGGGAGAGGAAGCTAGCGGTTTATAGGAGTTTAGGATGGTCCGACAAGGAGACTCTCATGGCCTTCACGAAGCACCCCTACTGTATGCTATCGTCGGACAAGAAGATAAGGGAAGTGATGGAGTTCTTTGTGAAGAAGCTGCACTGGGAGCCGGCATTTCTGGCAGCACGTCCGAAGCTTCTGTGCCTTAGTCTCGAGAAGAGGACCATTCCAAGGTGCTCGGTTTTCAGCATTTTGGAGTCGAAGGGATTGGTGAGCTGGAAATCGGGTGTGCATACTTTTCTGCTAATAAGTGAGATAGACTTCTTAGAGAAGTATGTGATCAAGTATAGGGAGCAGATCCCCGAGGTGCTTGAGGCTCACCAGGGGAAATTGGAGTTTGTAGGACTCCAGAAAAGGTACCGGAGAAGCTAA